In the genome of Corticium candelabrum chromosome 18, ooCorCand1.1, whole genome shotgun sequence, the window AGTAACAACAGTATGTCACACAGAAACCTCATTTAAATATTGCTTGTGCATGGTAACTGGCTTGGTGACGTGTCACTGTCTGTCCACTGAGTGTTTGCGCTTACTGTATATTTTCTCAACAAGTGCACGTTGCTTTGCTGCAAGAACACTGTCGAGAGACAAACTAAATGTTAAACTGGCAATAATAGTATGACAACAGACCGTGTACCTTGGACTCCACTCATACAGAATTTTCTGACGTGTGGAGTAAAGTTTAAGCAATTTCCGACGAAGGTATTTCCTCCATGCCAACTGAATTGTTAGGGCAGCAATCTGACGACGCCACTCAACACTTCCCATCTGAAGCAAAAACAAGTCGTGCAGTTCACAACAATTGATAACCTAAACCATATAGTATGCCACTGAGACAAACCACAAGCCTGGCATGTACCTGTGAAGCCCTGCGCTTCAGAGCCATTGCTTCTTGTTTTCTCTTCGTTCGCAGATATCTGTAAGAAACAACAATTATGATAATGTCTTGACTGCATGTTAGAAAGCCGGCGTACTTTCTCCATGCAAGCTGAATGACAAGAGCAGCTTTCGTTTTCTGTCTGATGTTTGCAAGACGAACGCGCTCTTTATAAGCAAGCTCCTGCTGATCTTGTAGAGAATGTTGACGAAGCTAAGTCAAAAAATGTTACGGACTGACTGATTGACTTGTTAACTGATCAACAAAAACAATGACAGATGAAAAGATGGTAACATGAGTAATGCATGGGCAGACATATAGTGAGTGATTAACAGCAGATGCACAAGTTCTCATCTCAGGCGTCTGAGGCCACATCCTGACAGCAGAGGTGCAAGagctcaaacacacacacacacacacacacacacacacacacacacacacacacacacacacacacacacacacacacacacacacacacacacaaacctaaaaaatataaaaatcctaaatgtcaggagctgcctctcagaggtcacgcccccagctgttaagctgggccctgtgcgctactcagggaactctgggcctgcgctagcaaactcctagagccgggccaggcactcgcaggagcaccgacttgtgaagacaactgtggtgtgagcacccgaaagtatcaccaggaccccagtggctgatgtcacatcatagccgatggccgcttaggaccccagtcaatgaccaggtactcatttatactcatgagtcaagagaagcaaatgtgtgttagtttcttgcttaaggaaattatgccatagctcgccatcactgtgacttgaacttgcaacccttcaaggtcccggatgtaaatactccataagatgactctctaaccaactgagctatcgcaccacacacacacaaacacacacacacacacacacacacacacacacacacacacacacacacacacacacacaactcaatcAACTAACCATAGATACAGTATCACGATGGTAAAATGACGTTTGACTCTGTGAACTCAAGTCACGTCTCAATCTTTGCTTGTCATCAACTCCCTCAGCTTCAGTTACCTGTCGCTTCAATTCTGCACGTCTCTCCATTGCCTATCATGGTACATTAATCAAAACCAATCTTGTCCACCAATGATACAGCTATACCCGCTTTCTGGCCTCTGCTAGGTGAAgctgctgtttgtcttgtttgtcttcttgcaCTGGATGTGGCTTCTCTGTTACAACTGATCTTCcatgtatatctgtttgtgcCTCCCAAACCAACCTTCGTTTCCTATAGTCTCGCCAAGCATTCTGCATAACACCAAATATGTCCAATGGTCAGACTGATGAATGGATAACAGAAAAGGTCACAAGGGTGATGCATCTGATATTTAGTATTTCATATTAGCTACTAGAAGTAATAAGTTTAAACAACAACAGTGATTTCTCTAAGCCAGTATTACTGATAATATACATGGACAGTACATTATATTATCAACAACTCGTACCTATCACtcgctttgtgtgtgtgtgtgtgtgtgtgtgtgtgtgtgtgtgtgtgtgtgtgtgtgtgtgtgtgagtgtgtgtgtgtgtgtgtgtgtgtgtgtgtgtgtgtgtgtgtgtgtgtcagtgtgtgtgtgtgtgtgttgtgtgtgtgtgtgtgtgtgtgtgtgtgtgtgtgtgtgtgtgtgtgtgtgtgtgtgtgtgtgtgtgtgtgtgtgtgtgtgtgtgtgtgtgtgtgtgtgtgtgtgtgtgtgtgtaaccaTGCTGCTCTAATACCAAAAAATATTAATCTAAAATTTCGACAACGAAGACTCTCATCGACAGACTGTGAGGTAACGTCACAATTTCAAATATCTATCAAATAATCTCTGGATAGACACCTCATACAACAAGTCTCTTCACAAAACCAATCAGTAATTCTGCTCTGGACTTGACTATTACCCCTTGTGTCAAAAAAAGCAGTTGCCAAGCAAACATCTCATCAACTTGGACAAGAAGAATCATTTGCATGAGCAAAACAGAGCATAAGACTCGAGCGAAGTAAAAATGTGACAATGTCACAGCACCATCATCTACTGTAAGAATGTCTCTCGATTAATTTTGAGTGTAGATTTTGTAACTATTTCTCAACTAAATTTCAATTAAGTACAACTTGTAGCAATTAAACTAAGGGGTCATCATGCTATTCAATAGTCAACCTGAATTGCTATTGCTGCCAGCTCTTCGATGCTACTAATAGACATGGCACCTTGTTCAATCATGAACTGGACACAGCACAACGTATCACATTAAACACACATTGTGACAACAGAACAGAGAATTGAAGTGCTTAACCTGCGCTACTTCTTGatgattgttgataattgcATAGTCCAATGGAGTCAACCTTGTCGCAAACAAATGATAAATTACCCACAGACTTATCAgttaacaaaaataaataattcaaATAGCAATTACAGTGTAGTAAGTAACTAATAGACAAACTTAGTGAGCCtatcagtatgtatgtacaagcAGCATCATACATGACAAAGGTTGCATGCTCTGAGTAATGGCACACCCAGTTTTCACTACCAAACGACACTCATGAAGTGACAACCTAGAATTCATTGGCCTTTGTTTCTCATTTGGCTTTCGGCTGTTTCTactgtcatcatcattattatAATGTAAGTGTACTCTGGAATGTACTACACATCAATGCTCACTACATTATCTTACTCACTCCAAAACAAAGAACTGAATGTAAGTTCAAATGCCGATACTGATTTACTAAAACAGATATAGAGCTGCACCTTTTTATGATACTTCATTGCATGTTGATGTACAGGGAGATACACACCTGTACATGCCCATTATACTAGCGCATTAGCACTTGACTTACAAAAACTAAAGCAAATAATTTTCTTGCTACTATAAGATATACCAACAAATCCAGTCCACCTGTGCTCACAAATCAGTTATCACTGTGTTAAGAGCATACAGCCTTTAGTTACACTAATACCAGTCACCAGCTGATTGTGGAAGACAATTTTACATCAGTTTACCTACAGCCTACCCTATGAGCTTTACTATTTGCTACCACCATACCTCTCACCATCAACTTCCATAAAGTTCGGATTAGCTCCATATTCAAACAACAATCTAACGGAGTCTAAGTGACCGGAAGAACAAGCCCAGTGAATTGCGGTGATTCCCTAATTGACACGACAACCACATAAATACAATACAAGAACATACTTGTATAACAACTAACTTCACTGTCCCTCGCATTTGGATCAGAACCATTTTCTAAAAGAACCGTCATGGAGTTCACAAAGCCACCATATGATGCACACTGCAAAGGTGTTCGACTagcaaaataaaaataagaaaacaTCAATGATATAATGCAAAAAGTGTATGACAAACAGAtcacaaaaagacagatgaataaacaaacaagcaaaggaGAAACAGATGAACAAGTAGACATAAAACATAAGCCTAACACCTCGATCTATCCTTGATATCAACTGTTGCACTGTGTTGTATGAGGGACATACAAATATAAGCATGACCTCCCAAAGCTGCCCTGCAGtagacacaaaacacaaaccaaataaatatcaacatcaatgCAGCGATGTGTAAACTAGATGTATAAACAATAGGTTAGCACCATAAATGTGGAAGTACCTAAACAACATGATGATACAGATCAGAAACTGTACCTAACGATTGTTAAAATGCAGACTGCCTAGTGATTTGCATTCCAACAAGAACATCAATCAGATTTCAAAATCTAACTAAACTAAAattccttaattaactaaaaacaACCTGATTAGACAATAGACCAAACAATTACAAAATGTGAGAACTTTTTCCTTCCTGTAGATTGCGTCCACAATGATAACTATACCCATTAGTGCCACACAACAAGTGTGACACAATATAACAACTTGTGGTTGACCAGACATCCACAACTTATCGGACATCCTAAATTGACTTGCAAACAGCATATTATTAATCGTTCTTTTAATGCATTAATAAATCTACATATTTATGAATATAAAGTATGCAAGCGTATTTTATAAAAGTGATGCTAAACATTATCTGTGTAACAAgacacaaacattgcacaaTAAGGAACTCGCAGCAGCACTGACAACACTTTACATATTTTCTGTACTTGTACCTAGTGTTAAGCTACATTTACAATATGCCAATGCATATTATGAGTTGCAACTAGTCGCATCGTATACTCGGACAAGACACATAATCAACTGCATGATTATGGTCGACCTTGCTGCATGCCTGGACAGATGCGCCAACTGTTTGGTAAGACTTAGTACGGTCGTACATAATTTAGTCAAACAAATGTTCGATGACTGACCACTGTAGCTCGCACTGGTGACATCCAGTTTGTACCTAGCTAACAGACATGGCATTTCGAACCCCAGCCAGTTGTTTGACATCATTCGTGTTTCCTTGCTAACAGAAATCAGCTTGCTACGTCTATTCTAAAATTAGCCTCTTCCAACACTTACTTCTGACCTAAACCAAATACTCGAGTGTGATCACATCAAAACACTAATGGTTACACTACTGATTATGAACCTCCTATCATGCATTGACtgatattaactaatacatataaataaatttgacACTTGTAATGTCATGTATCTGACCAGTGAAGTGGAGCCCGACCGTCAGCATCAACAATATCAACACTTGCACCAGCATTGAGTAGAGTCACTACAACTTCGGTGTGCCCCATCTCACATGCACGAAACAGAGGAGTGTGATATCGAGAATCCAGGGCATTCACATTTGCACTATGCTGcacaacaaaagacaaaccaacaatacAGTAAGATGTCACCTACGCAAAACATGTCAGTTACATTAGATCCTAGCATCATCATCAGCTACTTCATGTTTACTGAAATGAGCAGCACTGTGACATTAGACACAGAAGCCAACAAAAAGAGACTATCTACTGTATGCAACAAGCAGTTTTGTAATTCTTATTGATATCGGTAATCAAAACAAATCAGGTATGAAAACATGCTCAGGCTCTGAGTAACATCCTACTGTATTGTATACAAATAAAATAGCTCACCTGAATGAGAAGACGAATGATGTTGGCATGGCCAGCAAAGGCTGCTGCATGCAAAGCTATATAGTAAACAAATCAACTGTAGTGGTGCCGCACTTTGTTGTGCATAAACATACAGTATAAataagaaagacaaagaagcaAGTGAACGTCAAAATGGCTGCACGGCACTTAAGCAAAGCAAACTGACAAGCAAGCACAGCAAGAATTATGATGCATTCTCTAATACATTCTACCTGTTCCTCCGTGTTTATCAAATGCATGAATACCCAACTTTCTTTCCATCATCGTTCGAACCACTTCGTAGCTTcctaaaatacataattattatatttctatcgtaCGAGCATGCTATCATGCTACCTTTGCCTGCTGCCCACATCAGTGCCGTTCTTCCTTCATTATCTTTCTCATCTTTGACATGAGGGAATGACAAGAATGTAGCAACAGTTTCCTAACAATAGAGAGTCTAATAACTACACAATACTACTACAAAATATCTAACCAACAACCAATTTACCGAGAAATTATTCTGAGCCTGCATGAAATTACAAATACAATAAGAACAATAGACAATACAATTTGATGAAATAGATTTGGCTTACAGCATAGTGAAGTGCAGTAGCACCATTTCCATCACTGCTGGCATAGTCAGCATTCTTATCCAGCAGCAACCCGACAATATGCGAGTGACCTGAAACAAGACACACTAAAGCAATaggcaacaacacaacatcaaaatacaataacaaaaatgCAGAATTTTTTAATCCTTTCGCAAGTGGCTCAAACCTGGGAAGATGGATGGATCGCCAATGTTGGCACAATGACAAGTTACAGTCACCTTTGAGATGTGCAGTTCTACCCCATTATCGCAAATTGCTAATAGATTTAACTATAAACGCAAGTGTATTAAacttaataatatattaatacaGGACACGTTGAATGCACAATCTGATGTTATTGTAGACGTTTCTGGCTTTTGTGTTGATAAACTAGTTCAGATCTGGAGTATTACCTAACACTGCGGCCCAATGTAGCGGTGTTCTGTACATGTTGTCACGAGCTGCCACTTCACATTTCACACTCAAAATTGATGTCTACAAGATAGCATTCCATACTACATCACTCAGGCACACCAACACCTTTGTGTGACAATAAATCTGCCAACCAAAGCATGAACGGTGTTTTCATTGCCTTCGGCAACAGCTAGATGCAATGCTGTCACAAAAAAGACTTGACTTTACTGTCCACAACGACAATCAAATAACCACGTGTCTCACCAGTACGTCCTTCATTGTCTTGCAAGTTCACAACAGCTGGACTTAGTTCCTGCAATAGAGAGACATTGAACCTATCAGATGTAAAGCTGTAATCATGCACAATTACAGTCACCAatgctaattaatattaagaaTGCAAATATTCAGAGAAATTTCAAgcctcaaacaccaacaaaaaatttcattctgtttgtcataCGGCATTGAAATAATTGAGAATGATTATAGAAAACAATACACAAGGTACCTAAAGTGATCCTTTCCAGTTGTCATCGTATACGTATACGCTGACAGTGTTATTAGTCATCCATACTTGGAAATGCATGTTGGTGGTCTTTATATATAAGAAAACAGCAGATAGCAACCAGGTCATGTGACTaagatatagatatataagACAGTAgtagaaacaaacaacacagtgcTTGATCTTTTCCTATTGTATGTGTCACGTCTCTTGTCGTATATATGTTGTATATAATAGACGTGATAGATAACGCATGCATAAGCTAATAATAGTGACGGGGAAGGGGTTTAGTTTTGACTGACATAACTTGTGTTTGACTAAATGCCTACGTCAGAGTGCCGGTTAGAGAAGCATGTGTGTACATTGAATTGAGCATCGGGTAAAACTTGTTGTCTCTGCGAGAAACTGTGTCGGTCCACCCCTCATCCCGAATGCAAATAATTTACCAAGAGCAGTAGCCTTCAAAGTGCACCACATAATTGCAGCTACATCAATGATTGTGTTTTCGTGGGATTGGCTCACTTGAGGCAAATAGCACACCTTCACGGAAAAGATTAGATGCACTAGCATAGGCACAGTACAGTGTGACCAGTAGCGTTAATGTAGTAGAGCTGTAGGAACCAGTCTGGTCTGTCCCCTCGGTCCAGACTATCTTTTGAAAACTGTAGTTCCGATAGTCGACGATTGCACAAACTTCTGGTTAaggtataggtgattaaataactaatgtATTTATAGTTTGAATAAAAGTAGATTATAGCATCTTGGCTTAATTGCTATATAGGCCGCCATGAGAGCATGGAGTAGCCCCCATCACAGTAACTGTTGGTAAACAAGACTGATATTCAAGAGGCCGTTGTGAAATAGATACCATGCAGTATGCTGGAAGACTGCTCTCTTGGTACACTATCCTTGGACCACACCCATTTAGCGCACATTAAGCCGGGCCATTTATAAAATGCTTCCTACAGGTCTGCCTAGATAGCCCAAATGTGAAAAAGTCAATTCAATTATGAAAGAACAATTTCCTGTTGTATCGCAAAGTGACATCCACTACCTCATTCCAAGTTCACCAGCAAACAATTTGTTACCCACTTTCACAGCTATGAGCCCTCAGACGTATCGCAATTGACTTATGAAGCAATAAGTAACCAGAGTTGGAGTCAAGATTTTAAAAAAAGGAGGTCCATCAGTTCATAAAATGATCAAAACAAGATCTACCTGTGTCAATTTCACTATACCTAGAACCTTAAACGCAGTGTAGTCCTCGATGCAACATGAAGATAAAGATCAGTAGTGCTATGCTGTGTGAGTGTAGTGTGGTTGTTGATAAGCAACCACCTTATTGTTAGTGGCAGCTGGTAAAGCACATCACATAACCTAGGACACTCAATATACGCTtcactgtacactgtaccctTTAAccacacaaaaaaacagaaCCCATTATCCATACGTAACGTATATCAACTGAATGCATGATTGCATTTACACAATCGTTTCATCACATGCAACAATTACCATACCAGTATTGTTCTCACTGATGAACCATCGGCATTTGCTGCTGTCCAGTGAAGACAAGTCTTGCCCTCCATATCTGTCTTCACCACATCTCCACCCTaacaaccacacagacacataaacaacaacTAAGAGACTGCAATGTGTTGCATAGAATCAATGCAATGAAAGTTTACGGCTTTGATGAGAAGACGAATGGCATCCGGATTATTATTGTAGGCACTCCAATGCAGAGCGGTCATCTGAAGAAACAAAATCAGACCTCAACAAAGTCAAACACAAAGTAACACATCGACTGACTTGTTCAGCATCTGCATCATTGATGTCTTTTGAACCGTATTTGATTTTTCTCAATAACTCTCTAAGACACTACAACgtcaaacattaattaatgatacatgtacaacactCAAACAATATCAAGACAACGATTACCTTTGTATTCTGGTGGCCAGTTGCAAGATGAACAGCAGTTCTAAACAAAATGTCAATATAAAAGCTCCAGtacatcaacacaaacatcTCAAACTCTCACCTTCCCTCGTTGTCTTTAGCTCTCCAGTTGGCACCTTTAGACAACAACAACCTCAAGCATCGAAAATTGTCCTGTCACATCAAAACGATGAGAAAAAGATGGACCACAAACAGTGCATTTCgtttgcctcttctgctcttctgtaCCAAACTAGAAAGTCGGTCTTTCTAACCATTAAAAATTCCATCCATCTAAATGTTAAAGACACACTCC includes:
- the LOC134193596 gene encoding inversin-like isoform X1 — protein: MSDKAASGGISFQPSSQLLIPQVDDFHVSSRDMLPLMQGSSTFAQPPDTVHATPLHAVAVNGDRNQLTSLITSGAYDVDCGDQYGRTPLVYSVLGDRLDCAEVLLKAAAQVNMADMDGRTALHWAAYQDNFRCLRLLLSKGANWRAKDNEGRTAVHLATGHQNTKCLRELLRKIKYGSKDINDADAEQMTALHWSAYNNNPDAIRLLIKAGGDVVKTDMEGKTCLHWTAANADGSSVRTILELSPAVVNLQDNEGRTALHLAVAEGNENTVHALTSILSVKCEVAARDNMYRTPLHWAAVLGHSHIVGLLLDKNADYASSDGNGATALHYAAQNNFSETVATFLSFPHVKDEKDNEGRTALMWAAGKGSYEVVRTMMERKLGIHAFDKHGGTALHAAAFAGHANIIRLLIQHSANVNALDSRYHTPLFRACEMGHTEVVVTLLNAGASVDIVDADGRAPLHWAALGGHAYICMSLIQHSATVDIKDRSSRTPLQCASYGGFVNSMTVLLENGSDPNARDSEGITAIHWACSSGHLDSVRLLFEYGANPNFMEVDGERLTPLDYAIINNHQEVAQFMIEQGAMSISSIEELAAIAIQNAWRDYRKRRLVWEAQTDIHGRSVVTEKPHPVQEDKQDKQQLHLAEARKRAMERRAELKRQVTEAEGVDDKQRLRRDLSSQSQTSFYHRDTVSMLRQHSLQDQQELAYKERVRLANIRQKTKAALVIQLAWRKYLRTKRKQEAMALKRRASQMGSVEWRRQIAALTIQLAWRKYLRRKLLKLYSTRQKILYEWSPSVLAAKQRALVEKIYSQQVKVVEYRPPSPKPMARPAYFRYIPSQAALSFNFAVDQYNPMTARLGMSRASELKPGSTRIRPFSLHRGSKGWSRESTSTGYGAARAVSSGVLF
- the LOC134193596 gene encoding inversin-like isoform X2 gives rise to the protein MTALHWSAYNNNPDAIRLLIKAGGDVVKTDMEGKTCLHWTAANADGSSVRTILELSPAVVNLQDNEGRTALHLAVAEGNENTVHALTSILSVKCEVAARDNMYRTPLHWAAVLGHSHIVGLLLDKNADYASSDGNGATALHYAAQNNFSETVATFLSFPHVKDEKDNEGRTALMWAAGKGSYEVVRTMMERKLGIHAFDKHGGTALHAAAFAGHANIIRLLIQHSANVNALDSRYHTPLFRACEMGHTEVVVTLLNAGASVDIVDADGRAPLHWAALGGHAYICMSLIQHSATVDIKDRSSRTPLQCASYGGFVNSMTVLLENGSDPNARDSEGITAIHWACSSGHLDSVRLLFEYGANPNFMEVDGERLTPLDYAIINNHQEVAQFMIEQGAMSISSIEELAAIAIQNAWRDYRKRRLVWEAQTDIHGRSVVTEKPHPVQEDKQDKQQLHLAEARKRAMERRAELKRQVTEAEGVDDKQRLRRDLSSQSQTSFYHRDTVSMLRQHSLQDQQELAYKERVRLANIRQKTKAALVIQLAWRKYLRTKRKQEAMALKRRASQMGSVEWRRQIAALTIQLAWRKYLRRKLLKLYSTRQKILYEWSPSVLAAKQRALVEKIYSQQVKVVEYRPPSPKPMARPAYFRYIPSQAALSFNFAVDQYNPMTARLGMSRASELKPGSTRIRPFSLHRGSKGWSRESTSTGYGAARAVSSGVLF